The genomic segment AACTGTCTAGACCAGTAgacttttgcaagactacaactcccagcatgcctggacagcgtcagacctccagatgttgcaaaactacaactcccagcatgcccggacagccgttggctgtccgggtatgctaagagttgtagttttgcaattttttgaggtccacagattgaagaccactgctctagactggatagaattgtaacaaaccctcagctgtaagGTCAGGGCAGGTTTTCAGCTTCTTTATATAAAGATAAATGTTCTCATTCAGTTACAGAAAGCAGAGATCTTTAAAATGCTGAGAATTGTAAATATGATGTATATTAAAATTttacagaacttaaaggggtattacaggaaaaaaaacttttatatatatatatatatatatatctcaactggctccagaaagttaaacagatttgtaaattacttctattaaaaaatcttaatcctttcagaactttttagctgctgaagttgagttgttcttttctgtctaagtgctctctgatgacacgtgactcgggaaacgcccagtttagaagcaaatccccatagcaaacctcttctaaactgggcggttcccgagacacgtgtcatcagagagcacttagacagaaaagaacaaccttaacttcagaagctcataagtactgaaaggatttaaaaattttaatagaagtaatttacaaatctgtttaactttctggagccagttgatatataaaaaaaaaaaaaaagttttttcctggaatacccctttaaaactatttATATTAACGTACAACTGCCCCCATCCCCAGATTAAGCCTCCGAGGGACCCCAGCGCCCTCCTGGAGAGCAGGGACTCACCTTACTCATAAAAGATTTGTAGAAGGAATTCTCATCGAAAGTCTCTGTTTTCAGTCGTTctacataaaaataaatgaagtatTTAACATAATATTACATAAATATTTGGGCTAAAACTTTCATGTACAGTCACAGTGGCCCCCAACTTTGGCCCCTTAAACAAGCAGACGATGTTGGCCttacatgggcactatcactttaAAacgcaggttgtgtgcggtattgcagctcagccgcATTTTCTTCAAAAGGAGCTGAGATGCAATACCAGACTCAACCTACGCAGAGGTGTGGcgctggtgataatattcctccttgtatactggtattattggtaatactggtcttagtatagaggatgtggtcagtaacagtatgatggtaatatgtattgtAATaatgaggggaattcatcaattgtTGTCTAGTATGTGTActatttaaagcagaaaagtcgCGTTTGATGTTACCTTTCCGGCCCCAAATTCATCAAAAGTTGCACGCCACTTGATGAATTTACCGGTTCCTACGCCCATGGTACCCATTTAGACTGCTTTACAGTAAATGAGTGTAGGCCGCtacaaactgatcagcgtcccccgcactacaagcaagtaccgctggttagtgtgggggcagcaagctgacagtttaccctttaaccccttaaacgggttgtccaggaaaaaactttttatatatatcaactggctccagaaagttaaacagatttgcaaattacttctattaaaaaatcttaatcctttcagtacttatcagctgctgtatactacagagcaagttcttttccttttgaatttcctttctgactgaccacagtgctctctgctgacacctctgtccatgtcaggaactgtccagagtaggagaaaatccccatagcaaacctctcctgctatggacagctcctgatacagacagaggtgtcagcagagagcactgtggtcagacagaaaggagatccaaaaagaaaagaatttcctctgtagcatacagcagctgataagtactggaaggattaagattattttttttttttaatagaagtaatttacagatctgtttaactttcaggcaccagttgatttaaaaaaaaaaaatatatgttttccagtggagtaccccattaagtagggATCAGGAGAAATAGCTAGCAACCTGCGCTTTTAGGATGGTAACCCTAGAAAGGAATGTCCATGGCTATGTCAGGCCAAACGGCTCATACTGAGGATGTCAGCGACTACGTTGTTTATTTAATTTGACATGTTTGCAAAACATAAGTGAAGACATCACCGTGCACCCTCTGCACCGCTATACAGATCTCCGCAGATGGGGCAGAACAGATTACCAGCAATGTAAATGAATCTAGAGaaatgctgccatctagtggtcaggTAGTAAATTACAAGATCATAAAATGCTAACAACAAAAGTTAAAATTATTTCAccttaaaagttattttttttttttaatctgaacCCTGTTTCATCTGAGGTTCCATAATAACTTATGCAACATTCACATCCGGAGCTGCATTAAAAATTCTGCAGACTACCAGATGAAGTCTACCGGCACTGTGGCGCACTGTGGCTTGTATTtggaaactaaaactcccagcatgccctgacagccagaggATCTCCAGGTGttccagaactacaattcccagcatgccctgagagtcGGAGGATCactagatgttgcagaactacaattcccagcatgccccgacagccagaggatctccagatgttgcagaactacaattaccagcatgccctgacaaacgGTGGATGTCCAGGtgtctcaaaactacaattcccagcatgccctgacagccggaggatctccaggtgttgcagaactacaattcccagcatgccctgacagccggaggatctccaggtgttgcagaactacaattcccagcataccctgacagccggaggatctcCAGTTGTTTCagaactactattcccagcatgccctgacaaccagtggatcgccagatgttgcaaactactattcccagcatgctctgacagcaggaggatctccaggtgttgcagaactacaattcccagcatgccctgacagccggaggatcaccagcttttgcagaactacaattcccagcatgccctgacagccggaggatcaccagtttttgcagaactacaatttccagcatgccctgacagccggaggatcaccagtttttgcagaactacaatttccagcatgccctgacagccgggaGATCCACAGTGAATGGCTCTACtgtgaaagattttttttaatacagtaaCTATGTAAACCCTACATTTCCCATCCTGTACAGACTATGAGGAGCTGCTCAGACATGACATATTGTGCATCCTGATATTGGAGAAGTATTTAGCAGAAtgatgaatacagctctggaggtgacaagATTAGATCAATAGTAAAGACATCACTACTGTAAGTGATTGTCCCGTCTCTCACCGTGCTGACGCTGGCCTCTCTACAGTGAAAGTCCCAGTAAAATGGGAGCCCGGAGAGCTGACTCTTCACATGCACCAGCAATGTGCCCTGTGTGCGGGTGCAGGACAAGGGGCTTGGGGTCTTCTCCTTAGAGTCCAATAGGGGAAGAATGAGCTGAGACAGATGGCCGAGAAACGAGGAGATGGGCGCTTTAAGACGCTTATTCAGCTCCTACATGGGAAAGATGGGAGATAACTTGTATaagctttaaaataaaaaaattctgtacatacattacattactgatcctgagttatatcctgtattatactccagagctgtactcactattctgctggtgaggtcactgtgtacatacattacattacttatcctgtactgatcctgagttatatcctgtattatactccagagctgcactcactattctgctggtgacctCTCCTCACCTTTGACCTCTCCAGTATAACACTGGCTGCCGCCTCCTCACACCACACCCCACTGAGGTCGGACACAAGAAGACAATATGAAGAATCTGTAAAGTGAACTTTAGTGAAGAAGCTGCAGTCACCGATGCACACGGTCTGGCACGGCAGCTTCAAGAGGCGAGCgtcaatgtcatgtgacagcgCCATGATGGCCGGACTTTCGTTCTGTTgggataaatggaaaaaaaattgtgaagttGAGAACAGTAAAAAACACCCCTTCCCCCAATAACGTTCTTTgttagataaaatgtaaaaacaCGATCGGTATTTTTGACATTCTGCCATCACTCTGTCCTTAATACACCTTAATGTCAATATAAAACCAGAAAGTTACTAATCTtcacaaatttattaaaaatttaaaactaAAATTTCACATAGACATAAGTGTTCAGACCCTTTACTGTGACACgatatttagctctggctcctcccatttcttttgatcctctctgagatgtttctccacctggggtaaattcatctgattggacaggatttgggaagacacagtcctgtctatataaggtctcacagctgacaaagtATATCAAAGCGAACACCAAGCAAGGAGGGGGAAAGAActatctgtagagctcagagacaggcaATAACTCTGCATTGGCCTGCAGTTATAATGTACCAGCCTGTAGTTACAATGTACCAGCCTGCAGTTATAATGTACCAGCCTGCAGTTATAATGTAGCAGCCTGCAGTTATAATGTACCAGCCTGCAGTTATAATGTACCAGCCTGCAGTTATAATGTACCAGCCTGCAGTTATAATGTACCAGCCTGCAGTTATAATGTACCAGCCTGCAGTTAGAATGTACCAGCCTGCAGTTAGAATGTACCAGCCTGCAGTTATAATGTATCAGCCTGCAGTTATAATGTATCAGCCTGCAGTTATAATGTACCAGCCTGCAGTTATAATGTACCAGCCTGCAGTTATAATGTACCAGCCTGCAGTTATAATGTATCAGCCTGCAGTTATAATGTATCAGCCTGTAGTTATAATGTATCAGCCTGTAGTTATAATGTACCAGCCTGTAGTTATAATGTACCAGCCTGCAGTTATAATGTACCAGCCTGCAGTTATAATGTATCAGCCTGCAGTTAGAATGTACCAGCCTGCAGTTAGAATGTACCAGCCTGCAGTTATAATGTATCAGCCTGCAGTTATGTATCAGTTtgtcgttacaatgtatcagtctgcatCCATATTATATCAGCCTGCAGTTATAATGTACCATCCTGCAGTTATAATGTACCATCCTGCAGTTATAATGTATCAGTGTGTAGTTACAATGTATCATTCTGAAGTTACAGTGTATCCGTCTGTAGTTACAGGTATATAGGTACAATGTATCAATCTGAAGTTACAGTGTATTAGTCTgtagttacaatgtatcagttagTAGTTACAGGTCTGtaggtacaatgtatcagtctgtagtAAGTGTATCCGTCTgtagttacaatgtatcagtctgaagTTACAGTGTATTAGTCTgtagttacaatgtatcagtctgaagttacagtgtatcagttagTAGTTACAGGTCTGtaggtacaatgtatcagtctgtaaTTGCAGGTCTGTAGTTACACTGTATTAGTCTGTAATTACATGTCTGtaggtacaatgtatcagtgtgtcgttacagtgtatcagtctgtatttacaatgtatcagtctttaGTCACGGTGTATCAGTTGGTAGTTACAGGTCTAAAGGTATAATGTATCAGTctgtatgtacaatgtatcagtctgtcgttacaatgtatcagtctgtatttataatgtatcagtctgtatttataatgtatcagtctgtcgttacaatgtatcagtctgtatgtacaatgtatcagtctgtcgttacaatgtatcagtctgcagTTATAACTGTTGTTCACACTGACCCTACACAGCCATCCCACCATATCCAGAAGCACTTCCCTACCTGCTGCTGCCAACCAGTCCACCCGCTACAATATTCCCCCGGAAACACTGCAACACAGCAGACGTTCCCAGACGCCTCAGTAATAGCGACATCTAGTGGGTCGCTTCAGTAGCGCACCCTTCCATCCCCAGCTCTGCAGGTCTCTCCTGACTTTGTTGTGTAGGTTCATTCTAATAGGACTGGACATCTATTTATCCCTTATATATCATATTCCAGGAATAATTCTGtccatacaattgtatcactcatCTGCCATAGTTGGAGAACATCTATTATGTAAGTGATGGGTATGAAGCATGGAAAAACAATGTAACTAAGTGACCCTTTCATTGCTGGAAGATATCAGCCCAGACTccttctgaaatactctgtgctgctggggaccTTGCACAATTACACCCTCTATTCTAGTATAGGATGATGAGTGCAGCACCATTGTGTCATCAGAATTATTACAGTAAGTGGTCTCCAATCCAATAATTACAgtaagtggtctccaatctgtggacctccagctgttgcaaaactacaattcccagcatgcccggacagcaccaTTGTGTCATCAGAATATTTACAgtaagtggtctccaatctgtggacctccagctgttgcaaaactacaattcccagcatgcccggacagccttcggctgtccgggcatgctgggagttgtagttttgcaacagctgcaggtccgccgtttggagaccactgtcatatCATATTAGATCAGGATACAATAGGGTTTCTGCATTattttagatatattttttttccttccagTTCTACAGGACAATTTTGGTGTAATTCATAATGCAGGAGTGAAtccaagaaagaaaacaaaaaagtgcaagaataaaatttaaagtaaaagtaaaagtgactagcctttttaaaaatcatctaTTATTTGTAGATTATCAATTCTGCCACTAGGTGATGCTGTAGACTACAAGATAAGAGGataatgacaataataataaaaataataaaaaataaaaatagcaataataataataataaaaaaatgatataaattaaaataatatttataCTGTGGCAATGGCAACATATACTGCAGAATATTACCAATAATTTTTCCACCtaatgctatgttcacatgggcgggcggcagcagaacatgccagcattaggtctgctcggaaatgcactgtctctatagatggcaatgcatttccaatcaAATTCCGCAAGAAGAATTGACAAtttcaagagagagagagagagagagagagagagagaggaacggCCCTGATTTACAGCCTGTAGAAAAGGAACCCCTAAACCCTACTTTCCTGTCCTGCAACAGGGCAGATCCATTATTCACTTACAGATAAAGAACTTGAGATCTGTTTGCTGATATTTGAAGAGTTTAAGCCTATTACAAGTAACACTGTGGATCAGGACATTGTATGAATTGTATCTATTCAATGTGCAGAAACTGAAGGTACCCAACGGCCGCCAGGGCAAAGATTAGGGTGGGCTGCAGATGTGCATGTGGTTGTGTGAGGCCTATATACACATAGCCAGGGCTGGCCCTagcatgggacccggtgggaccattggTCCTAGGCGGCACTTTTCAGGGATGGCACTtttgctgccttttttttttttttttgtgccacctaggTCCATGGTTTGGCCGGCCCTGCTGCtgcaccgctgctgctctctgttcTAAAATGTTCTTAATAGCGCAGCGGCCACTTTAACACAGGGAAGCCATGGCCGTCCAGCCGGcccgggtctgacgagggacattgcgcaagtgacgttcctccacagacccgcacaggaggacgtcagtgacatcactaGCCAGGCCTCCGCCAGAGAGAAGAAGCGCTGCacaggccaggtgagtgtgtctgtatGTCTGTCTTTGTCTCTgtgtctcgggggggggggggggactatgctacctaatatggggtaactgctacctaatgtggggaaactgtgctacctaatgtggggaaactgtgctacctaatgaggggaaactatgctacctaatgtgggggatctatgctacctaatgtggggaaactatgctacctaatgtggggaaactatgctacctgatgtggggaatctatgctacctaatgtgggaaaactgctacctaatgaggggaaactatgctacctaatgaggggaaactatgctacctaattagGGGAAactatgccacctaatgtggggaatctatgctacataatgtggggaaactatgctacctaatgtaaggaaactgctacctaatgtggggaaactatgctacctaatgtggggaaactgctacctaatgtgggaaatctatactaactaatgtggggacactatgctgcctacctaatgtgggggaactgctgcttacctaatgctttttattttttctttggggagggggggggggcagcatttcactcttggacccaggcagcacaatgtcttaggCCAGCcctgaaaattacaattttagggacaagtccccaaggactgccctaaactagagaccacttaactaaattattaaaacttaacttttattacaactacttaattataaattgtgcttttttgtaccatagtgaaaaaatgttaaaaagtccaGTCATCCACTCTGTCACTACAAATAGGTCAATACTTCCAATATGCTTTGTGATCACTGTCACTGTGGGAAAATCTAGTTCTTACAGACAGTGCTACCACCACTGACTAGAAAGAACTCCCACCCAATTACAGTATTACTCTTGTGTCACTATGccgttttataaaaacattatatcCCCTCCTGCTAACGTTTCGCCAGCgtaccctggctttttcaaagaagtGAGGATGACTAACtaactaatgtggagaaactatgctgcctacctaatgtgggggaactgctacttacctaatgctttttattttttctttggggaggggggggggggcagcatttcactcttggacccaggcagcacaatgtcttgggccagcCCTGCACATAGCATTTGTCTGATTCTGTGCTATTCTATACCCTACTGTTTATTATGTTTGGTTGTTTTCCTTTATGCAATGCAACGTTAGTTACAAGTTAACTTTgtgtctgttttattattttctcaAAAACGTTCCCAAAGGGACCCCACATCTATACCCCAGATGATTAATTTGGCATTTGGAACTACAATTTGCATCAATAATTCCATCATGCAAATTCCACCATTTGAATTCCTTCAGAGAACAGAAAGTAATAAGATGGCAAATGTCCTAATATAGGAGACAACACGGTCATGGCGCATTGTATAGGGTGAATCCTTTAttaaataaacacacaaaacaCTATAAATTATCACAGTAAGgactatacagaggacacaggCCCCTCCGCACTCCGCACACGTCCCAGCTCCATCTCCATCACAGGGGGTCCGCCTAGCAGTTTGTCATCTTCTCCTTCTGCGATCACTATGGACTTGGCTGGTGGAGGGCACAGCTGGGAGAACGGATACGTGGCCGGTAGGAGACACGCCAGTGCCTTAGGGAGTCCATAAGCCTGTGCCAGCTCTCTCTCCAGATTCTTATGTGGATCTTCTTTGGAGTCATCCTGGGAGGTAT from the Hyla sarda isolate aHylSar1 chromosome 8, aHylSar1.hap1, whole genome shotgun sequence genome contains:
- the NHEJ1 gene encoding non-homologous end-joining factor 1; translated protein: MVGWLCRNESPAIMALSHDIDARLLKLPCQTVCIGDCSFFTKVHFTDSSYCLLVSDLSGVWCEEAAASVILERSKELNKRLKAPISSFLGHLSQLILPLLDSKEKTPSPLSCTRTQGTLLVHVKSQLSGLPFYWDFHCREASVSTVRDGTITYKRLKTETFDENSFYKSFMSKNIPEQCGSSGLSERLQQLYSDVMSAREEAGAADAGNAPSHESNSRSFAVTDPSTTQQDMEDGQTHKPAQAPPDDVLSLTQRPTIVVSKAKKRKAKGLFT